A stretch of Candidatus Poribacteria bacterium DNA encodes these proteins:
- the phoH gene encoding phosphate starvation-inducible protein PhoH produces MQKQESKGVPIQSNAEVQALFGQSDAFLKIIEDGFDVRVVLKSDSVAVIGEDITEVNRVTTVLESLLHRIRKGERIQTADVNYVIRASSAGERDILEETGAESIPVFSKRGVIRPKTAGQKRYVEAIKHNDLVFGIGPAGTGKTYLAMAMAVSALKSGQVSRIILTRPAVEAGERLGFLPGDIADKVHPYLRPLYDALYDMMPADTLDKYIERNVIEVAPIAFMRGRTLNNSFVVLDEAQNATIEQMKMFLTRLGFDSKAVVTGDITQTDLPNHKVSGLADAQEVLSDIKGIQFVYFSKVDVVRHELVQRIVEAYEQASPHNTRRNGVNPSDAASEEG; encoded by the coding sequence TTGCAAAAACAAGAATCAAAGGGTGTTCCCATACAGAGCAATGCTGAAGTGCAAGCCCTCTTCGGACAAAGTGATGCCTTCTTGAAAATCATCGAAGATGGGTTTGATGTGCGCGTTGTTTTGAAAAGCGACAGCGTCGCTGTCATTGGTGAAGATATTACAGAAGTTAACCGGGTGACAACAGTTCTCGAATCTCTACTTCACCGCATCCGGAAAGGAGAACGCATTCAGACAGCCGATGTCAACTATGTAATTCGAGCGTCGAGTGCGGGTGAACGCGATATTTTAGAGGAAACTGGAGCCGAGTCTATTCCAGTATTCTCGAAACGCGGTGTGATTCGTCCGAAAACTGCTGGGCAGAAACGATATGTTGAGGCAATTAAGCACAACGATTTGGTCTTCGGCATCGGACCGGCGGGAACGGGAAAGACGTATCTCGCTATGGCGATGGCGGTTTCTGCACTCAAAAGCGGACAGGTGAGTCGTATTATCTTGACGCGTCCCGCAGTTGAAGCCGGTGAACGTCTCGGTTTTCTACCGGGTGACATCGCAGACAAAGTCCATCCTTATCTACGCCCGTTATACGATGCCCTCTACGATATGATGCCCGCAGATACACTCGACAAATACATTGAACGCAATGTGATTGAAGTCGCACCTATTGCGTTCATGCGAGGTAGGACCCTCAATAACTCGTTTGTCGTCTTGGATGAAGCACAAAATGCTACTATTGAGCAAATGAAGATGTTTTTGACCCGACTCGGTTTCGATTCAAAAGCCGTAGTTACGGGCGATATTACGCAGACCGATCTGCCGAACCATAAGGTCTCAGGACTCGCAGACGCACAAGAGGTGCTTTCGGATATCAAAGGTATCCAGTTCGTCTATTTCTCTAAAGTTGATGTCGTCCGGCATGAATTGGTCCAACGGATTGTTGAGGCGTATGAGCAGGCATCGCCGCACAATACGAGACGCAACGGGGTGAATCCATCGGATGCCGCCAGTGAAGAAGGATAA
- the ybeY gene encoding rRNA maturation RNase YbeY — translation MRVTNTSRDTTFDVEVVYNAVRATLKAHDAEPCEVSVLLTDDSDMRQLNREYRGTDAPTDVLAFSMREGEDGDVNPSLLGDLVVSLETAARQALTRDGLSGDCGNLETETALLTVHGMLHLLGYDHQTQEEAEIMFEKQESIFRLLQER, via the coding sequence ATTCGGGTTACCAATACGAGTCGCGATACCACTTTTGATGTAGAAGTGGTTTACAACGCGGTGCGTGCAACGCTAAAGGCGCATGACGCAGAACCGTGTGAGGTCAGCGTCCTCTTGACAGATGATAGTGACATGAGACAACTCAACCGCGAGTATCGTGGTACTGATGCACCGACAGATGTGTTAGCGTTTTCAATGCGTGAAGGTGAAGATGGTGATGTAAATCCAAGTTTGCTTGGGGATCTTGTTGTCTCCCTTGAAACCGCTGCGCGGCAAGCATTGACGAGAGATGGACTGAGTGGAGATTGCGGTAATCTTGAAACCGAAACCGCGTTGCTCACCGTCCACGGCATGCTACATCTGCTCGGTTACGACCATCAAACGCAAGAAGAAGCCGAGATCATGTTTGAGAAACAGGAGAGTATCTTTCGGTTACTACAGGAAAGGTAA
- a CDS encoding HlyC/CorC family transporter has translation MDDLALVIKLVSLGILLILNALFSAAEALLARLTRDDILKFAEEGGKRYELLTSLLRNPRHYSLTIITAKTILIVVSVMVFMTFWEYQYPVANAALAVACFVVFTELFPKNYVQGSTGEATIRALRVLRALYWGGFVVLIPLNFLANLIVRVFGGKVTTAQDSLVSPEVLETLDNVADSQEILEPDDREMISRILDLPDKVVREIMVARTDMICLEVTTPGDEVLQTTIACRHTRIPIYEETIDLIVGILHVKDMLDCWEKGEPINLGELIVDRSPFFTPESKNISELFRELRAHKQHIAIVVDEYGGTAGIVTLENIIEEIVGEIHDEDEIDEQDDYVQIDVNTYSVDARLNLIELNEKLGTELEAEHIDTIGGFVVDHLGRVPAQGDQFTYRGIRFTVFEADERRVHRIHLRVPDIDTGDAS, from the coding sequence TTGGACGACCTAGCCTTAGTCATCAAACTTGTTAGCTTAGGCATACTTTTAATTCTCAATGCGCTGTTTTCAGCTGCCGAAGCGTTACTTGCTCGGTTAACGCGAGATGATATTCTCAAGTTTGCCGAGGAGGGCGGCAAACGCTACGAACTACTAACTTCCCTATTGCGCAACCCGCGCCACTACTCGTTGACCATTATCACCGCTAAAACGATTCTGATAGTGGTGAGCGTTATGGTATTTATGACGTTTTGGGAATACCAATATCCAGTGGCGAATGCGGCTCTCGCAGTCGCCTGTTTCGTCGTCTTTACTGAATTGTTTCCGAAAAATTATGTGCAGGGTAGCACGGGGGAAGCCACGATTCGAGCACTCAGGGTGCTCCGTGCGCTCTATTGGGGCGGATTCGTGGTTTTAATCCCCTTGAATTTCCTCGCAAACCTTATCGTCCGCGTCTTTGGAGGTAAGGTGACCACAGCACAAGACAGCCTCGTATCTCCAGAGGTTTTGGAGACCCTCGATAACGTCGCCGATAGCCAAGAAATTTTAGAACCAGACGACCGAGAAATGATCTCTCGGATTTTAGATTTGCCAGATAAAGTCGTTCGAGAAATCATGGTTGCACGGACCGACATGATCTGTCTTGAAGTTACCACCCCTGGGGACGAGGTTTTACAGACAACCATCGCCTGCCGACATACCCGTATTCCCATCTATGAGGAAACCATCGACCTAATTGTCGGCATTTTACACGTTAAAGATATGTTGGATTGCTGGGAGAAAGGCGAACCGATCAATTTGGGGGAACTGATCGTTGATCGGAGTCCTTTTTTCACACCAGAGAGTAAGAATATTTCAGAACTCTTCCGGGAACTTCGAGCGCATAAACAGCACATCGCAATCGTTGTGGATGAATACGGCGGCACTGCTGGGATTGTGACGTTAGAAAATATCATCGAAGAAATTGTCGGCGAAATCCACGATGAAGACGAAATCGATGAACAGGATGACTACGTCCAGATAGATGTCAACACCTATTCGGTGGATGCGAGGCTGAATCTTATTGAGTTGAACGAAAAACTCGGGACAGAGCTTGAAGCGGAACACATTGATACAATCGGTGGCTTTGTCGTAGACCATCTCGGGCGCGTGCCTGCACAGGGCGATCAATTTACCTACCGCGGAATCCGTTTTACCGTATTCGAGGCGGATGAACGTCGCGTCCATAGGATTCATCTTCGGGTGCCAGATATCGACACCGGTGATGCATCTTAA
- the recO gene encoding DNA repair protein RecO, translating to MAAQKTQAIVIRTFPLQEFHKIITFYTPDFGKVKAVAYGVKSPKSRLSGSLELLNHGTLLFQHRENRELQNITDFNLIDGFDAIRSDFTRITYGCYFAELVDSIASEGIASPEIFSLLHTTYHALVHADDIPLLARGFEIKFLDCAGYGPELSRCVHCGSSVREGTTDRFGIAFSVRYGGVLCGECKNRDGAALAIALGSCELLKVLRKSEWERFNRIRASTRNHQELKRLLGNFIEYHTERTLKSLRFIENVL from the coding sequence ATGGCAGCTCAAAAAACCCAGGCGATTGTCATTCGCACCTTTCCCCTCCAAGAATTCCATAAAATCATTACCTTCTACACGCCTGATTTCGGGAAAGTTAAGGCAGTCGCTTACGGCGTAAAAAGTCCAAAAAGTCGCCTCAGTGGAAGCTTAGAACTCCTCAACCACGGAACCCTTCTCTTTCAGCATCGCGAAAATCGGGAATTGCAAAACATCACCGACTTCAATCTGATTGACGGGTTTGACGCGATTCGTTCCGATTTCACACGCATCACCTACGGATGTTATTTCGCTGAACTCGTAGACAGCATCGCATCAGAGGGGATCGCCAGCCCTGAGATTTTCAGTCTCCTCCATACCACCTACCACGCTTTAGTTCATGCGGATGATATTCCTTTGCTCGCCAGAGGGTTTGAGATTAAGTTTCTCGATTGTGCAGGGTATGGACCGGAACTTTCACGGTGTGTGCATTGCGGTTCATCTGTGAGAGAGGGAACGACAGACAGATTCGGCATCGCTTTCAGCGTCCGATACGGTGGTGTGCTTTGTGGTGAGTGCAAAAATCGAGACGGTGCTGCCTTGGCAATTGCACTCGGTAGTTGCGAATTGTTGAAAGTGCTTCGGAAATCTGAATGGGAGCGGTTTAACCGAATCCGCGCCTCTACCCGCAATCATCAGGAACTTAAGCGTCTGCTTGGCAATTTCATTGAATATCATACCGAACGCACCTTAAAAAGCCTCAGATTTATTGAGAATGTTTTGTAG
- a CDS encoding TonB-dependent receptor, producing MKKNSILKTFSGELRKLASFTGFTKVTLFLLVAGYMAVGVNFDASAAITGKIAGVITAEATNEPLANVTVTLVGTSSTTTTNTAGYYVMTNIPPGSYDVRVNLTGYAVETVAGTGVIAGLTTTLDFTLKSAAVQLEGITVTAVKPLVKRDVTQTTRIIESDDIEAMPRDTVNGILQTLPGVAVLNSTGSTHVRGGRSMEIRYLIDGIPINNPISRSLGLSIGTNSLEQMEVITGGFNAEHGDAQSGIVNLITKVGTNKFSGRIRYRVGQWGTHHGDPLYGPWLDPDNGFRPVAIEPFRGIFFGQPYDYQTPYRGQDVTVAELAEREGDEQVVFTEIFPGVYADRTQNPLQPVMDPETGEPQVNPDTGETIMTRQPYKDADGTVIDYEKRQVTLLDGYVVDLEQYSGLFNDTKKYDLSPSHIGEFALSGPIWGNRLTFAASSQLSRNHSFFPNSNGTSYIFQGKLKFEVTPSIKLTASGLFNRGESHSYGGSLRFWPNAVPVSNSSARNTSVRLSHNINSGTFYTLTLGQFHRSGEAHQPGKVWDPLEKTFGENAWDPDKSFAQNQEEGRIRNPPQQAYNDTTYFVAGDSNSWGSSRATTSIARADFASQVTANHLIQTGVEFLGYDLYNLSTTNYGSSNLYMEYYDVQPQSLSMYLQDKMEYEGMIVNAGLRYDLYNPSGVSPADPFDPLELNDDGTIKLDKSTYKVGLPIIKNPVEASTKHMVAPRLGISFPVTDRSKLHFTYGHYYQIPRGDDLYENLNFDMRGAIRRRGNPDLDPERTIAYEVGIIRQFTDDLTIDITGFTKDIDKLVNSVHVDITNDYSYFLNGEFEGMLHGIYGRVQGFELTIRKWRTGGSPVSGMLSYTYSVAKGKGSSRNLGYLTYYRQQPDVTESHPLAWDQRHVFSGLLDIQLPLDAAVNLIGRYGSGLPYTPNPRAPVKPDINSKRYPATYNVDALISKRSRIGGLTYTFFADIRNIFNTKNLDDLLDAVTYDRYGIPLDNQKHSHPLSWSSPRLIMMGVSLDF from the coding sequence TTGAAGAAAAATAGTATCTTAAAAACTTTTAGCGGTGAGTTACGGAAACTTGCAAGTTTCACAGGTTTCACTAAAGTGACGCTTTTCTTACTTGTTGCGGGATATATGGCAGTAGGAGTGAACTTTGATGCCTCTGCTGCGATCACTGGAAAAATTGCGGGTGTCATCACCGCTGAAGCAACGAATGAACCGCTGGCAAACGTCACGGTGACGCTCGTCGGAACGAGCAGTACCACGACAACCAACACCGCTGGCTACTATGTTATGACGAACATCCCACCCGGAAGCTATGATGTGAGGGTTAACCTCACGGGGTATGCGGTAGAGACTGTAGCGGGGACAGGGGTAATCGCCGGTCTTACGACGACGTTAGACTTTACCCTAAAAAGTGCTGCGGTGCAACTTGAAGGGATAACGGTGACGGCTGTCAAGCCTCTCGTCAAGCGGGACGTTACGCAGACGACGAGGATCATTGAATCGGACGATATTGAAGCGATGCCCCGCGATACCGTGAATGGGATTTTACAAACCCTTCCTGGGGTTGCGGTCCTGAACTCAACCGGTTCAACGCATGTTCGGGGCGGGAGGTCGATGGAGATTCGGTATCTCATTGACGGTATCCCAATTAATAATCCGATCAGCAGAAGTTTGGGTTTGAGTATCGGCACGAATTCCCTTGAGCAGATGGAAGTCATCACGGGCGGATTCAATGCGGAACACGGGGACGCACAATCCGGTATTGTTAATCTCATCACGAAGGTCGGAACAAATAAATTCTCTGGTAGAATCCGGTACCGGGTCGGACAGTGGGGGACCCATCACGGCGATCCGTTATACGGTCCATGGCTCGATCCAGACAACGGATTTCGACCGGTTGCGATTGAACCCTTCAGAGGTATTTTCTTCGGGCAACCCTACGACTATCAAACGCCCTACCGTGGACAGGATGTCACCGTTGCGGAGTTAGCAGAACGGGAAGGCGATGAACAGGTCGTCTTTACGGAGATTTTCCCGGGCGTATATGCCGACAGGACCCAAAACCCGCTTCAACCGGTGATGGATCCCGAGACAGGTGAACCCCAAGTTAACCCCGATACGGGTGAAACAATCATGACACGCCAACCTTACAAGGATGCCGATGGCACTGTTATCGACTATGAGAAGAGACAGGTTACTTTATTAGACGGTTACGTCGTCGATCTCGAACAGTATAGTGGGTTGTTCAATGACACGAAGAAGTATGATCTATCGCCGAGCCATATCGGTGAATTTGCGCTCAGCGGACCAATATGGGGGAATCGTTTAACGTTTGCCGCCTCCAGCCAGCTATCACGAAATCACAGTTTTTTCCCGAATAGCAACGGGACATCCTATATCTTCCAAGGGAAACTGAAGTTTGAAGTGACACCGAGTATCAAACTCACCGCAAGTGGGCTTTTCAACCGCGGCGAGAGTCATTCCTATGGCGGTTCGCTCCGCTTTTGGCCCAATGCCGTTCCGGTATCAAATTCAAGCGCGCGGAATACGTCCGTGCGACTCTCACATAATATCAACTCTGGTACTTTCTATACGCTGACACTTGGGCAATTTCATCGTTCTGGTGAGGCGCATCAACCCGGAAAGGTGTGGGATCCGTTGGAAAAGACGTTTGGTGAAAACGCATGGGATCCCGATAAATCCTTTGCACAGAATCAAGAAGAGGGCAGAATCAGAAACCCGCCCCAACAGGCTTACAACGATACAACCTATTTCGTCGCAGGTGACAGTAATTCTTGGGGGTCCAGCAGGGCAACAACTTCAATAGCAAGAGCCGATTTTGCCAGCCAAGTTACAGCAAATCACCTGATCCAGACGGGTGTTGAGTTTTTGGGATACGATCTCTATAATCTCAGCACAACAAATTACGGAAGTTCCAACCTCTATATGGAGTACTATGATGTCCAGCCTCAATCCTTGAGTATGTATCTCCAAGACAAGATGGAGTATGAAGGCATGATCGTCAACGCTGGCTTACGATATGACCTGTATAATCCATCTGGAGTCTCACCCGCAGACCCGTTTGATCCGCTCGAACTGAACGACGATGGCACTATTAAATTGGATAAAAGCACCTATAAAGTTGGACTCCCGATCATTAAGAATCCTGTTGAGGCTTCCACCAAACACATGGTCGCACCGCGTCTGGGTATTTCCTTCCCGGTTACCGACCGATCGAAGTTGCACTTTACCTACGGGCATTACTATCAGATTCCGCGAGGTGATGATCTCTACGAAAATCTCAATTTTGATATGCGGGGTGCAATCCGAAGAAGAGGGAACCCTGACTTAGATCCGGAGAGAACCATCGCTTATGAAGTCGGTATCATACGACAATTCACCGATGACTTGACGATTGACATCACGGGGTTCACCAAGGATATTGATAAGCTTGTCAATAGCGTGCATGTTGACATCACCAACGATTACAGTTACTTCCTCAACGGTGAATTCGAGGGTATGCTCCACGGCATCTATGGGCGAGTGCAGGGATTTGAACTCACGATTCGCAAGTGGCGCACAGGCGGAAGTCCGGTCTCTGGGATGCTCAGTTACACCTATTCCGTCGCGAAGGGAAAAGGCTCCAGTCGAAATCTGGGCTATCTCACCTACTATCGACAACAGCCTGACGTAACGGAAAGCCATCCGTTGGCATGGGATCAACGTCACGTTTTTTCTGGACTGTTGGACATCCAATTGCCCCTTGATGCGGCTGTCAATTTAATTGGCAGATATGGCAGCGGTTTACCCTACACACCGAATCCGAGGGCACCCGTCAAACCCGATATCAACTCGAAGCGTTATCCCGCGACCTATAATGTGGACGCACTTATCAGTAAACGGAGTCGCATTGGTGGGTTGACCTATACCTTCTTTGCGGACATTCGGAACATCTTCAACACGAAAAATCTGGACGATCTCTTAGACGCAGTAACATATGACCGATACGGTATCCCGCTTGACAATCAGAAGCATTCGCATCCGTTGTCATGGAGTTCGCCGCGGTTGATTATGATGGGCGTGAGTTTGGATTTTTAG
- a CDS encoding type II toxin-antitoxin system VapC family toxin: MDSSCLVKRYVNEIGSQWVLSITDPAAGNEIYTVRITGVEVISAVSRRKREGTIVSADAAMVIATLKNDLLNEYQIIEVTEQLVNRAMILAEIYGLRGFDAVQLAAACEVQALCIASGIPPLSFLSADRGLNAAAAAGGLSVDDPNDHP, encoded by the coding sequence ATGGATAGTAGTTGTCTTGTTAAACGTTACGTCAATGAAATTGGTTCACAATGGGTTCTCAGCATCACTGACCCTGCTGCAGGAAACGAGATTTACACTGTCCGTATTACAGGGGTTGAGGTTATTTCTGCTGTCTCGCGTCGGAAACGGGAGGGCACAATTGTCTCGGCTGATGCTGCGATGGTAATTGCCACCTTGAAAAATGACTTACTGAACGAGTATCAGATCATTGAAGTGACCGAGCAGTTAGTGAATCGGGCGATGATCTTAGCTGAAATTTATGGTTTACGCGGCTTTGATGCGGTACAACTCGCAGCGGCCTGCGAAGTTCAGGCACTTTGTATCGCAAGTGGAATTCCACCGCTCTCTTTTCTCTCTGCAGATAGGGGACTCAATGCCGCAGCTGCAGCTGGAGGACTGTCAGTAGATGATCCAAATGACCACCCTTAA
- a CDS encoding 2'-5' RNA ligase family protein, with protein sequence MPFVAELYFDPSTEEHLRGAWHALDEAGISDSMPKGGYRPHISLGICEHLELNAFAKELSTFAASLAPFRLSFPNISIFSTSEGFVYWGATATSQLLNLHAAFHEIFKKYAKEQREYYTVGQWVPHCTLAFGLSEDQITKAVNVCRQMDLPVSTEVKEIGLMEVSPTGCQTLFLFSFKTTDTTELNDELRPEYDETMLKDGVRGKYAKQYAAGTNIVRLEPDVAAAFPSEQAVNEALRFALKVIEGAKNL encoded by the coding sequence ATGCCATTTGTTGCTGAACTGTATTTTGATCCCTCAACCGAAGAACACCTTCGCGGCGCGTGGCACGCCCTTGATGAAGCAGGAATTAGTGATTCTATGCCCAAAGGTGGTTATCGTCCACATATATCACTTGGGATTTGCGAGCACCTTGAACTTAATGCGTTTGCGAAGGAGCTTTCAACGTTTGCGGCGAGCCTTGCGCCATTCCGATTGTCGTTCCCAAACATAAGCATCTTTTCTACATCGGAAGGGTTTGTTTACTGGGGCGCAACAGCCACTTCGCAATTGCTGAATCTACACGCGGCATTTCATGAAATCTTCAAAAAATACGCAAAAGAACAAAGGGAATATTACACCGTTGGGCAGTGGGTACCGCACTGCACGCTCGCTTTTGGGCTGTCAGAGGACCAGATTACTAAAGCAGTAAACGTTTGTCGGCAAATGGATTTGCCGGTTTCCACGGAAGTCAAAGAGATTGGATTGATGGAGGTTTCCCCTACGGGTTGTCAAACACTATTTTTGTTCAGTTTCAAAACGACTGATACCACCGAACTGAATGACGAATTGCGTCCCGAATACGACGAAACGATGCTAAAAGATGGCGTTCGTGGGAAATACGCGAAGCAATACGCTGCTGGGACAAACATTGTCCGCCTTGAACCAGATGTTGCTGCTGCTTTTCCAAGCGAACAAGCCGTTAATGAGGCATTACGATTCGCTTTGAAAGTAATAGAAGGAGCCAAGAATCTATAA
- a CDS encoding type II toxin-antitoxin system HigB family toxin: MRIISRSALRDFWARHPNAEGSLQAWYANVKRAKWRTPSEVKAIYRNASFIGNNRVVFNIKGNAYRLVAAINYQYGIVYVRFVGTHQAYNRINAATI; the protein is encoded by the coding sequence ATGAGAATTATATCACGCAGTGCTTTAAGAGACTTTTGGGCAAGACATCCCAATGCTGAGGGATCTCTGCAAGCGTGGTATGCTAATGTGAAACGGGCAAAATGGAGAACACCATCTGAGGTCAAAGCAATTTATCGAAATGCCAGTTTCATTGGAAACAACCGGGTAGTGTTTAATATTAAAGGCAACGCCTACCGTTTGGTAGCGGCAATTAATTATCAATACGGTATTGTTTACGTCCGATTTGTTGGGACACACCAAGCCTATAATCGGATTAACGCCGCTACAATCTGA
- a CDS encoding transcriptional regulator, whose amino-acid sequence MKIKPIKTEADYEAALKEIEQLWGSNYGSPEGDKLDVLVTLVEVYEDEHYPIPPPDPIEAILHYMENRGLSERDLEPYLGSHPCVSEVLARQRSLSLDMIRKLHMELGIPADILVQPYALRAAL is encoded by the coding sequence ATGAAAATTAAACCAATTAAGACCGAAGCAGACTATGAAGCTGCGCTAAAGGAAATAGAACAACTGTGGGGATCAAATTATGGTTCACCAGAAGGGGATAAACTTGATGTGCTCGTCACGTTGGTAGAAGTTTATGAAGATGAGCATTATCCCATTCCACCACCAGATCCTATTGAGGCGATTCTTCACTACATGGAAAATCGAGGGTTATCTGAACGCGATCTTGAACCCTATCTCGGTTCGCATCCATGCGTGTCAGAAGTCTTGGCTCGTCAACGCAGTTTATCTCTGGACATGATTCGGAAATTGCACATGGAACTTGGAATACCAGCGGATATTTTGGTGCAGCCTTATGCATTACGAGCGGCTTTATAA